TTCGACGTCTTCATCCACCAGGCGACCGTCAGGTTCGTCCGCCCGTTCACCAGCGAGTGGGGCAGCGACACCCGGTCGAGGCTGTTGGTGAAGCCCAGGCTGGCGGCGTTGGAGAAAAGAAGCGGCGCCTTGTCCGTGGTGTTCGGAGCGGGATTGCTCACATGGGTGCCGTCGAAGGTCCCCACGGCGTCGTCGACCGTGCCGACGCTCGTCTCGTCCAGCCGATAGTAGGCGACGAGGTTGGGCGCCGCGAACGACTGGAGAGCCGCCGGCGCGGTCCCCGACAGGAGCGCGATCGCCACGAGACCGGAAAGCCGGACCGTCCTTGGGATCATGGTTCGACCCCTCCCGTCCCGCCCCGGTGAATGAGATCTCCCCGTTCACTATTGTATCCTCCCGAGGCCTTCGGCGCGGGACTTTCGGCGGTTCCGGGCCCCGCCCCTCAGAGCGCGCCCGCGCGGCGCAGGAGCCACAGGATTCCGAAACCCGCGGCGGTCGTCGCCAGGGTGACCGGCGCCCCGGCGCGAAGGTACGTCCAGAAGCCGATCGGCGCCCGCTCGCGCGAAAGCTCGAGAACGATCATGTTGGCCACCGAGCCCACGATCGTGAGGTTCCCCGCGAACGTCGAGGCCATCGCGATCACAAGCCACGCGTAGTCCCCGGACGCCCATCCCTGAGCCACGAGCACGAAGGGAACGTTCGAAACAAGGTTCGAAAGAACGACCGTGAAGGCGCACAGCACCGCTCCCCCTTCGTCGAAAAGGGGCGCCGCCCGGCGGTGCATCTCCGGCAGGATCCCCACCGTGTGGACGCCGGCGATCACCACGAAGAGCCCCGCGAAGAAGACCAGAAGCGTCCAGTCCACCTGCTGGAAGGCCGCGGCCGGACGGTAGCGGCCCACCAGAATGACGGCGGCCGCCCCCGCCATCGCCACCAGCGGCAGCTTGTGTCCCTCCCCGAGCGCCGGCACCCAGCGCTCGACGGGCAGGAGGAATCCCGCGGTCATGAGCGCCAGAACGCCCAGCACGCGGCGGATGACCGCCCCGTGCACGCGCGGAAGCGCCAGCGCCCCCGGGTCGAACGTCCCTTGGAGTTCCCTCCGGTAGAGCCACCGCAGGATCGCCCAGTCGAGCCAAAGCCCCACCGCCCCCACCGGCAGCATGAAAAGAAGAAAGCGCCCGTAGGAGATTCCGGAAAACATCCCCACGAGCATGTTCTGCGGATTGCCCGTCAGCGTCATGACGCTGCCGATATTGGCCGAGGTCACCAGCGCCACCAGGTACGGCACCGGGTTCCGCCGCGCCTTCACGAGCGCCCCCAGAACGATCGGCGTGAAAAGAAGGCAGATCGTGTCGTTGACGAAAAGCGCCGACAGCAGGCCCGACGTCGGAACCAGAAGCGCCAGGAGTTTCGCGGGCGTCCCCGCCCGGAGAAGGATCCACGTCGAGACGTATTCGAAAAACCGCGCGGACTTGAGGTAGGCGACCACGATCATCATCCCGAAGAGAAGCGCGATCGTCTCCCAGTTGATCGCCTCCCGGACGGCCCGCGAAAAGGGGACGATTCCGAAAAGGACCATGAGGAGCCCTCCGGCCAGCGCCGCGGAGGGCCGGTCGAGGTTCAGGAAGCGGATCTTCTGGAGGGAAATCAGGACATAGGTGGCCGCGAAGACGGCCAGCGCCGCCGCGGTCGTCGCGTCCCATCGCATAAGAGGCTCCCGGATCGGAAAGAGTATACCGGCCGCTTCCCGGCGGGGGTATCGACTTCCCCCCGGCGCCCTGCTAGAATCCGCCCTGTATGCGCGCCGCGATCCTTGCCGCCGCCGCGCTCCTTTCGGGCGAAGGCTGGGAGTACCGCCCGGGGATCGGGTTCGTGAACCTCTCCACCATGGAGAAAAAATCCCCGGCGGAATTCCTCGACCACGCCCGGACCCGCCGCCGCGCAGGGGAACACGACGCGGCGCTCGAGGCCTTCTCCCTCCTGGCCGCCCACGCCCCGGAGGCCGCGCACCGCGAGGCCGCCCACTTCGAGCGCGCGGACACCTTTTTCGAGGCCGGCCGGTTCTACGAGGCCTACCAGGACGCCGAGGCGTTCCTGTCCCGGTACCCTCAGTCGGACCGCGCCGCCGCCGCCAAGCGCCTGGAGATGTCGGCCGCCCTCGAAATGGCCCGGCGGGGCCACAAGGAGCGCGTCCTCGGCCTGCCCCTCATCTCCACGTCCCGCACCGGCATCGAATGCCTCCGAGAGGCGCTGCGGCGCTACCCCCGCGAGGAGTTCACCGCCGACTTCATCCAGAAGCTCGGCATGTTCTACTACGACCGCGGCGACTACGACGCGGCCGAACAGGAGTTCTCCACGATCGTCGGAAATCCCGAACGGGGCATCCCGGCGGAGTACCCGGACTCCCCCGAAGCGGTCCTGGCGCTCTACATGCTCGGGCGCACCTCCGAGCAGCGCTTCCAGGGGATCGCCCGCGACATCCGCCCCCTCCGCGAGGCGCGGCGCCACTACGAGCGCTTCCTCGAAGAGGCCGACCGGCTCCGGCGCCTCCCCGAGCCCGCCGCGCGCTGGGTGGACGGGCTTCTCGGCCCCGTCCGCGAGCGCCTGACGGAGGTCTATTCCCGCATGCTCGAAAAGCAGCTCCGGACGGCCGAATACTATGACTGGAAGGGATTCCCCCGGTCCGCCGCCATCTACTACCGTTCGATCCTCAAGGACGAGGCGTCCTTCCGGCGGGTGCTCAAGGACTTTCCCGAGACGACCGCCGCCCGCCAAGCCCGGGAGTTCCTGCGGCAGCTCGCCGCGGACGCGCCGAAGTGAAACCGCTGCCGGCGCTCGTCCCGGTCGCCCTCCTGGCCGCCTGCAGCGTCGGCGGACTCTACGAAGACTACCCCGAGGTCCGCGTCGACATCTTCGACAACGTCAGCGAGCGCCGCACCCACGAGTTCGACTTCACCGACGCGGTGGTTCAGGAAATGGCCTCCCGGGGAATCCGCGTTAATAAGAGAAACGCGCCGTATACGCTCAAGGGACGGATCCTGGATCTGCGGACCCCCTCGGTCGTCGACCAGGCCCGGACGGACGTGGTCCTCGTCGGTTCCCTGAAGCTCCATATGGAAATCTGGCTCGTGGACAACCGCACGGGCGCCACGGTCTGGAAAGACGATCGCGTCGAGGCGGTCACCTTTTCCACCGCCCGCGGAGAATCGTTTCAGAGCGCCCGGCAGGAGATGATCGACCGCGTCGCCCGCTGGGTGGTCACGCACTTCGAAAAGGAGTGGTAGCCGCCCCGCCGGATCGTGTAGGATGTAAGATGCGAATCGCGAATCACGAGGAGCGGGGATCTCCGCCCAAACCCTCCCGGAGGGAGGAGATGCCCCGCCGTGGGTAACTCGTTCCCCGAAGCGGTGACGGGATAGGATTTCAGGATGGACTTCGACGAAGAATCCCCCCGCCGGGAGGAATCCCGGCCCCGCAAACCCCGCGGGTTCCTGTTCTTCCTGGTGCTCATCTTCCTGGCCGTGATGATGTTCGTCTGGGGCCGCACGGCCATCGGCGGCGCCGGGAAGGTCGCCGAAGTCTCCATCGAGGAGTACGTCGAGCTCAAGGAAAACGGAAAGGTCCGCAGCGTCCGCATCGTCGGCGACGACCTCGAGGCCGAGATGCACAGCGGCTACATGCGGGCCGGCCGCCCCCACCGCCGCGTCCACGCCAAGATCCCGCCGGGCTATCTGGGCGACTACCAGGGCTACCGCCGCCTCACCGAGGGACTGCCCGCGCAGAACGTCGAGTACGACCCGCCCAACATCTTCTTCCAGCAGGTGCTCCTCCCGCTGATCCCGTGGTTCCTCATCATTCTGCTCGTCTGGTACTTCTTCTTCCGCCAGATCCGCGCCACGGGAGGCCCGGGCAACATCCTCTCCTTCGGCAAGAGCCGCGCCCGCTTCATCACCGCGGACAAGGTCAAGACCACCTTCGCCGACGTCGCCGGCATCGAGGAAGCCAAGGAGGAAGTCGCCGAAATCGTCGAGTTCCTCAAGAACCCCCAGAAATTCGCGCGCCTGGGAGGCCGCATCCCGCGGGGCATCCTCCTCGTGGGCCCGCCCGGCACGGGAAAGACCCTCCTGGCCAAGGCCATCGCCGGCGAGGCCGGCGTCCCCTTCCTCTCCATCTCCGGCAGCGACTTCGTCGAGATGTTCGTGGGCGTGGGCGCCTCGCGCGTCCGCGACCTCTTCCGGCAGGCCAAGGAAAACTCCCCCTGCATCATCTTCCTCGACGAGATCGACGCCGTGGGACGCCGCCGGGGCACCGGCCTGGGCGGCGGCCACGACGAGCGCGAGCAGACCCTCAACCAGATTCTGGTCGAAATGGACGGCTTCGACACCGACGAGGGCATCATCGTCATGGCGGCCACCAACCGCCCGGACGTCCTGGACCCGGCGCTCCTGCGCCCGGGGCGCTTCGACCGGCAGGTCGTCATCGATCTTCCGGACGTCAAGGGGCGCGAGGAGATCCTGCGCATCCACGCCCGCAAGGTGAAACTCGCCCGGGACGTGGACCTCAAGGTCGTGGCCCGCGCCACCCCCATGTTCTCCGGCGCGGATCTGGCCAGCCTCATCAACGAGGCGGCCATCATCGCCACGATGAAGAAAAAGGACGCCGTGGAGATGAGCGACCTCGAGGAAGCCCGCGACAAGGTCCTCTGGGGCCGCCAGAAGAAATCCCGCGTCGTCGTCGAGGAGGAAAAGCGCATCGCCGCGTACCACGAGGCGGGCCACGCGCTCGTGGCGTCGTCGCTGCCGGAGTGCGATCCCGTCCACAAGGTCACCATCATCCCGCGCGGCCGCGCCGGCGGGGCCACGATGTCGCTCCCCGAGCGCGACCGGTACATGCTCTCCCGCAAGTACTGCCAGGCGCAGCTGGCGGTCCTCTTCGGCGGCCGCGTGGCGGAGGAGCTTTTCTTCCCCGACATCTCCTCCGGCGCCCAGGACGACATCCGCAAGGCCACGGATCTGGCCCGCCGCATGGTCTGCGAGTTCGGCATGAGCGAGAAGCTCGGCCCGGTCTCCTACTTCGAGGAGGAGGAACACCTCTTCCTGGGCCGCGAGATCGCCCGCACCCGCAACCACAGCGAGGAAACCGCCCGCGCCATCGACGCTGAAGTCCGCCGGTTCATCGACGAGGCCTACGCCCGCGCCCGCGAGATCATCAGCGCGCGCCGCGACCGCCTGGAGGCCGTCGCCCAATCCCTGCTCAAGTACGAGACCCTCACGGGCGACGAGATCCGCTCGATCCTCAAGGGCGAGTCGATCGACGCGTGGAAGGAGCAGGAGCGCGCCGAGGAACTGGCCCGCCAGGAACGCGCCCGCGCGGAAGAGCGCGCCGCCCGGCGCGAAGAAGGCTGGCGCGCCGGCCAGGAGCCGCTCCCCGGCCCCCAGCAGGCCTGAGGGACGGAACCTTCAGGGCTTCTTCAGGCTTTCGAGGAGACGCCGCGCCTCGTCGGATTCCGGGAGCTTCG
This genomic interval from Planctomycetota bacterium contains the following:
- a CDS encoding DUF4136 domain-containing protein; translation: MKPLPALVPVALLAACSVGGLYEDYPEVRVDIFDNVSERRTHEFDFTDAVVQEMASRGIRVNKRNAPYTLKGRILDLRTPSVVDQARTDVVLVGSLKLHMEIWLVDNRTGATVWKDDRVEAVTFSTARGESFQSARQEMIDRVARWVVTHFEKEW
- the bamD gene encoding outer membrane protein assembly factor BamD, with the translated sequence MRAAILAAAALLSGEGWEYRPGIGFVNLSTMEKKSPAEFLDHARTRRRAGEHDAALEAFSLLAAHAPEAAHREAAHFERADTFFEAGRFYEAYQDAEAFLSRYPQSDRAAAAKRLEMSAALEMARRGHKERVLGLPLISTSRTGIECLREALRRYPREEFTADFIQKLGMFYYDRGDYDAAEQEFSTIVGNPERGIPAEYPDSPEAVLALYMLGRTSEQRFQGIARDIRPLREARRHYERFLEEADRLRRLPEPAARWVDGLLGPVRERLTEVYSRMLEKQLRTAEYYDWKGFPRSAAIYYRSILKDEASFRRVLKDFPETTAARQAREFLRQLAADAPK
- the ftsH gene encoding ATP-dependent zinc metalloprotease FtsH; translation: MDFDEESPRREESRPRKPRGFLFFLVLIFLAVMMFVWGRTAIGGAGKVAEVSIEEYVELKENGKVRSVRIVGDDLEAEMHSGYMRAGRPHRRVHAKIPPGYLGDYQGYRRLTEGLPAQNVEYDPPNIFFQQVLLPLIPWFLIILLVWYFFFRQIRATGGPGNILSFGKSRARFITADKVKTTFADVAGIEEAKEEVAEIVEFLKNPQKFARLGGRIPRGILLVGPPGTGKTLLAKAIAGEAGVPFLSISGSDFVEMFVGVGASRVRDLFRQAKENSPCIIFLDEIDAVGRRRGTGLGGGHDEREQTLNQILVEMDGFDTDEGIIVMAATNRPDVLDPALLRPGRFDRQVVIDLPDVKGREEILRIHARKVKLARDVDLKVVARATPMFSGADLASLINEAAIIATMKKKDAVEMSDLEEARDKVLWGRQKKSRVVVEEEKRIAAYHEAGHALVASSLPECDPVHKVTIIPRGRAGGATMSLPERDRYMLSRKYCQAQLAVLFGGRVAEELFFPDISSGAQDDIRKATDLARRMVCEFGMSEKLGPVSYFEEEEHLFLGREIARTRNHSEETARAIDAEVRRFIDEAYARAREIISARRDRLEAVAQSLLKYETLTGDEIRSILKGESIDAWKEQERAEELARQERARAEERAARREEGWRAGQEPLPGPQQA
- a CDS encoding anion transporter is translated as MRWDATTAAALAVFAATYVLISLQKIRFLNLDRPSAALAGGLLMVLFGIVPFSRAVREAINWETIALLFGMMIVVAYLKSARFFEYVSTWILLRAGTPAKLLALLVPTSGLLSALFVNDTICLLFTPIVLGALVKARRNPVPYLVALVTSANIGSVMTLTGNPQNMLVGMFSGISYGRFLLFMLPVGAVGLWLDWAILRWLYRRELQGTFDPGALALPRVHGAVIRRVLGVLALMTAGFLLPVERWVPALGEGHKLPLVAMAGAAAVILVGRYRPAAAFQQVDWTLLVFFAGLFVVIAGVHTVGILPEMHRRAAPLFDEGGAVLCAFTVVLSNLVSNVPFVLVAQGWASGDYAWLVIAMASTFAGNLTIVGSVANMIVLELSRERAPIGFWTYLRAGAPVTLATTAAGFGILWLLRRAGAL